One genomic window of Bacteroidales bacterium includes the following:
- a CDS encoding OmpA family protein, with protein sequence MKILVIGFLTFIAWSSIATYTYVCKIQGLCDEPEIIEFMAVTQEGIIADEAIPEPSEQENATIPKNLVIYFAFDKSDFIPDSQTGNYILKSKAYLDQNLQARLRITGHTDAVGSDAYNQALGHRRAQSVLHYFESEGMTARNSQIESKGEKEPADDNDTAAGRANNRRTVVTIIK encoded by the coding sequence TTGCAACTTATACCTATGTATGCAAGATACAAGGATTGTGTGATGAACCGGAGATTATCGAATTCATGGCGGTGACCCAGGAGGGTATCATCGCCGATGAAGCAATACCTGAGCCTTCCGAGCAGGAAAATGCAACAATTCCGAAAAACCTGGTCATATACTTTGCATTTGATAAATCTGATTTCATTCCTGATTCACAGACAGGCAATTATATTCTAAAGTCGAAAGCATATCTGGATCAAAACTTACAAGCCAGACTCCGGATAACAGGCCACACTGATGCAGTTGGATCTGATGCCTATAACCAGGCGCTGGGGCATCGGCGTGCACAAAGTGTTTTGCACTATTTTGAAAGTGAGGGCATGACTGCAAGGAATAGCCAAATTGAATCAAAGGGCGAGAAAGAGCCTGCAGACGATAACGATACAGCTGCCGGAAGAGCAAATAACAGAAGAACCGTTGTAACCATAATAAAATAA
- a CDS encoding glycoside hydrolase family 130 protein, with translation MQVIVNRKETIFYPDPSRIIARFLFTENHRASEIIRSVMGMSEEDALLTLKQTLRDYSMRHRNISKIFEKHFNKIAHLILGMNMDPNSIDYSKRILIGSYFTMEYSIESAAFFNPSIMEHPDQKETGPGQMRIILSFRATGEGHISSIVFRTGVLDKDCNLSLEPTGKMLEEAEHTRRHVYQKESFAHKLDEMLGTGGIIPPALILDKLNEEFTYRELYDCIQKTRKTLHLASDKEILFSQIIWLASSHYELEFSLDTNISERVIFPVSVNERNGIEDARFVKFIDDNGECKYYATYTAYDGSTILPKLLETSDFYHFKVSPLHGEISINKGMALFPRKIKGKYVMLCRLDGYNNYIAFSDNLNIWREARLLQQPKFPWEFVQIGNGGSPIETEDGWLVITHGVGPMREYVLGASLFDIHHPEKEIGRLKNPLLMPNAKEREGYVPNVVYSCGSMIHNEHLIIPYAMSDFASTYATIHLKELLKELKDS, from the coding sequence ATGCAGGTTATCGTAAACAGAAAAGAGACCATATTTTACCCCGATCCAAGCAGAATCATTGCTCGTTTTCTGTTTACAGAAAACCACAGGGCTTCAGAGATTATTCGTTCTGTTATGGGAATGTCTGAAGAGGATGCTTTGCTTACATTAAAGCAAACTCTGAGGGATTATTCCATGCGTCACAGGAACATTTCCAAAATATTTGAAAAGCATTTTAATAAGATTGCCCATCTGATTTTGGGGATGAACATGGATCCAAATTCAATTGACTATTCCAAAAGGATACTTATTGGTTCCTATTTTACCATGGAATATTCTATAGAATCTGCAGCTTTCTTTAATCCCTCCATCATGGAACATCCGGACCAGAAAGAGACCGGTCCGGGTCAGATGAGGATCATATTGAGTTTCAGGGCCACAGGAGAGGGGCATATATCCTCCATTGTATTCAGGACCGGAGTGTTGGATAAGGATTGCAACCTGAGCCTGGAACCCACCGGTAAAATGCTGGAAGAGGCAGAACATACACGACGCCACGTTTATCAGAAAGAGTCCTTTGCTCATAAACTGGATGAAATGCTGGGCACAGGTGGAATAATTCCACCTGCCCTGATCCTGGATAAGTTAAATGAAGAGTTTACTTACAGAGAGCTGTACGACTGTATACAAAAAACCAGGAAAACGCTTCACCTCGCCTCCGATAAGGAGATATTATTTAGTCAGATTATCTGGTTGGCCTCATCACATTATGAGCTTGAGTTTTCCTTGGATACCAATATATCCGAAAGAGTCATATTCCCGGTATCTGTAAATGAAAGGAATGGTATTGAAGATGCCCGTTTTGTGAAGTTCATTGACGACAACGGCGAATGTAAATATTATGCCACGTACACAGCCTATGACGGTAGCACCATCTTGCCAAAGTTGCTTGAAACAAGCGATTTTTACCATTTTAAGGTTTCCCCTTTGCACGGGGAGATTTCAATTAACAAAGGAATGGCATTATTCCCCCGGAAGATTAAGGGTAAATATGTCATGCTTTGTCGTCTGGATGGTTATAACAATTATATTGCTTTTTCGGATAATTTGAACATCTGGCGTGAGGCAAGATTATTGCAGCAACCCAAATTCCCCTGGGAATTCGTTCAAATAGGGAATGGAGGCTCACCCATTGAAACAGAGGATGGCTGGCTGGTCATCACCCATGGAGTTGGCCCAATGCGGGAATATGTACTGGGGGCCTCCTTATTCGATATTCACCATCCCGAAAAAGAGATCGGGAGATTGAAGAACCCTCTTTTGATGCCCAATGCAAAAGAAAGAGAGGGGTATGTTCCAAATGTGGTATATTCCTGCGGATCAATGATTCATAACGAGCATCTGATTATCCCCTATGCCATGTCCGATTTTGCTTCTACCTATGCGACCATCCATTTAAAAGAGCTATTGAAAGAGCTCAAAGACTCCTGA
- a CDS encoding DUF6088 family protein, which produces MKVSDLVANKINRFKNGYVFTYDKFNVPVNKVDALKKALSRLVAAGKIVRLSKGQFYKPEKTEFGILQPPEYQIVKDLLEEKNKIVGYITGVSIFNKLGLTTQVSNTIQVGTNIERKPRKRGKYNIRFLRQKNTITKENTYMLQVLDAVRFIKRIPDTDVNESCRRIISIFKDFSQEERIAIAKYALKYNPGSKALTGAILDHISKDSITDQLYKSINPVTDFDLKISIDALPTKQKWRIL; this is translated from the coding sequence ATGAAAGTTTCTGATTTAGTTGCAAATAAGATCAATAGGTTTAAAAACGGGTATGTTTTCACCTATGATAAATTTAACGTGCCTGTAAATAAGGTAGATGCATTAAAAAAAGCACTGAGCAGGCTGGTGGCAGCAGGTAAAATTGTGAGATTATCCAAGGGACAATTCTATAAACCTGAGAAAACAGAATTTGGAATACTACAGCCACCGGAATACCAAATCGTGAAAGACCTGCTTGAGGAAAAGAACAAAATCGTCGGATACATAACCGGTGTTAGTATTTTCAATAAGCTTGGCTTAACAACACAAGTATCTAACACAATACAGGTAGGGACCAACATTGAACGAAAGCCGAGAAAAAGGGGTAAATACAATATTCGTTTCCTCCGTCAAAAGAACACCATCACAAAAGAAAATACTTATATGCTTCAGGTATTGGATGCTGTAAGGTTTATCAAACGAATACCGGATACAGATGTAAATGAATCCTGCAGAAGAATCATTTCCATTTTCAAGGATTTTTCGCAGGAAGAAAGAATTGCTATTGCGAAATACGCACTAAAATATAATCCTGGATCCAAGGCTCTGACAGGTGCAATTCTCGACCATATATCAAAGGACAGCATCACTGATCAGTTATATAAATCAATAAATCCAGTAACAGATTTCGATCTTAAAATAAGTATTGATGCTTTACCAACAAAGCAGAAATGGAGGATCTTATGA
- a CDS encoding nucleotidyl transferase AbiEii/AbiGii toxin family protein, with translation MSKIHKPIARFSEDVDLAILRSEDRTATQVRNLIRKVEKELVKGFDEVNLEGITSEQTRYRKTAYDYKRTIASESVSGIQELMILEINSFANPVPFKRMPVSSLIEQFLHEKNQHETIEKYGLQPFEFNVLVPESTLIEKILSLIRLSFFEDGIDKLRNKVRHFYDLYFLSTSHAYWDYLHAKDFHEHFTRMFEEDKTKFEDPEIWLTSSYTNSPILTSFDEIWDEVKGTYNTDFRLLVHGDFPEDELIADQFRKIIQILLS, from the coding sequence TTGTCCAAAATACATAAGCCGATTGCCAGGTTCTCTGAAGATGTTGATCTTGCAATACTGAGATCAGAAGACCGGACTGCCACTCAAGTCAGGAATTTAATCCGTAAAGTGGAGAAGGAGCTGGTTAAGGGATTCGATGAGGTTAACCTTGAGGGAATTACAAGCGAACAAACCCGATACAGAAAAACGGCTTATGATTACAAAAGGACAATTGCTTCAGAATCCGTTTCAGGTATACAGGAACTAATGATTCTGGAAATCAATTCTTTCGCGAATCCGGTTCCATTCAAACGGATGCCTGTGAGTTCACTGATTGAACAGTTTCTTCACGAAAAAAATCAACATGAAACAATAGAAAAATATGGCCTTCAACCATTTGAATTTAATGTCCTGGTGCCGGAATCAACTCTTATTGAGAAGATATTATCCCTGATAAGATTGTCGTTCTTTGAAGATGGGATCGATAAGTTAAGGAATAAGGTGAGACATTTCTATGATCTATACTTCCTATCAACCTCTCATGCTTATTGGGATTATTTACATGCCAAAGATTTCCATGAACATTTCACCCGGATGTTTGAGGAGGATAAAACTAAGTTTGAGGATCCTGAGATATGGCTGACATCATCCTACACCAATTCTCCAATACTCACCTCTTTTGATGAAATCTGGGATGAAGTAAAAGGTACATATAATACAGATTTCAGATTACTTGTGCATGGTGATTTTCCTGAGGATGAACTGATTGCTGATCAGTTCCGAAAGATCATTCAAATCTTATTATCATAG
- a CDS encoding bifunctional ADP-heptose synthase, which translates to MRRFIETMFESTDFKSVFDKFSNQKILIIGDVMIDTYLWGSVARVSPEAPVPIVSGVIEENRLGGAANVALNVKAMGAVPILCSVIGDDDRGKLILELMEEQLLSDIGLVVDGHRVTTQKTRIISGNQHLLRVDEEMDIFLNKRVQEEFLELISSLLESGGIDAIIMQDYDKGVLTPRVISEVISASERVAVPVLVDPKFRSFDLYKKVKLFKPNFKELAKGLKLDISKNEIENLAGSMQKFQKQQQIENMLVTLSDQGVLSSGVGEYVHIPAIKRKITDVSGAGDTVIALAALCLIAGLPPAEVAAVSNLAGGQVCEKAGVVPVNAEKLMSECKEHFKSS; encoded by the coding sequence TTGCGCAGATTTATAGAAACCATGTTCGAGTCCACCGATTTCAAGTCCGTATTTGACAAGTTCTCCAATCAGAAAATATTGATCATCGGCGATGTCATGATCGATACCTATTTATGGGGGAGTGTGGCTCGTGTATCACCCGAGGCCCCGGTGCCTATTGTTTCTGGTGTTATTGAAGAGAATCGACTTGGGGGAGCGGCCAATGTGGCACTGAATGTGAAAGCCATGGGAGCAGTTCCCATCCTCTGTTCCGTGATTGGCGATGACGACCGGGGCAAGCTGATCCTCGAGTTGATGGAGGAGCAGCTGCTTTCTGATATTGGCCTGGTGGTGGACGGGCACCGCGTAACCACCCAGAAAACCAGGATCATCAGTGGTAACCAGCACCTGCTGAGGGTGGATGAGGAGATGGATATCTTCCTGAATAAGAGGGTACAGGAGGAGTTCCTGGAACTGATTTCCAGTCTTCTGGAAAGCGGAGGGATCGATGCCATTATTATGCAGGACTATGATAAGGGAGTTTTGACTCCCAGGGTGATTTCGGAGGTGATCAGTGCCTCTGAAAGAGTGGCAGTACCCGTCCTGGTGGATCCCAAATTCAGGAGTTTTGATCTCTATAAAAAGGTGAAGCTGTTTAAGCCCAACTTCAAAGAGCTGGCGAAAGGGCTTAAGCTGGATATCAGTAAGAATGAGATAGAGAATCTGGCCGGTTCCATGCAGAAGTTTCAGAAACAGCAGCAGATCGAGAACATGCTGGTGACTCTGAGTGACCAGGGCGTACTGAGCTCCGGAGTTGGGGAATATGTGCATATACCAGCCATTAAAAGAAAGATTACAGATGTTTCCGGCGCCGGTGATACAGTCATTGCCTTGGCTGCCCTTTGCCTGATCGCAGGCTTGCCTCCCGCTGAAGTGGCAGCCGTTTCCAATCTGGCCGGCGGACAGGTCTGTGAAAAGGCCGGAGTGGTGCCTGTGAATGCCGAGAAGTTAATGAGTGAGTGCAAGGAACACTTTAAAAGTTCTTAA